GATGCCGGCATTCCGGGGCTGGCCTTCGGCCCCAACGAAGCGAAGATGGGCTGGAACGCCCAGCCCACCCGGCAAGTGATCCTCGACGGCGTCCGGTTGCCCACGACCGCGCTGCTCGGCGCCGAGAACGGCGGCTTCGCGATCGCAATGGCCGCTCTCGACGGTGGACGGCTCAACATCGGTGCGTGTTCCCTCGGCGGCGCACAGTACGCCCTGAACCGGGCGAGGAGCTACCTGCGCGACCGGCACGCCTTCGGTGCCCCGCTGGCCCACGCGCAGGCCCTGCGCTTCCGTGTCGCGGACGCCCACACACTGCTCGCCGCCGCTCGGCTGTTGCTCCACCAGGCCGCTGACGCGCTCGACAGTGACGCTCCGGACGCCACCGCCAGCTGCGCCATGGCCAAACGGCTGGCCACCGACACCGGATTCGACGTGGCCAACACCGCCCTCCAACTGCACGGCGGCTACGGCTACCTCAGCGAGACCGGCATCGAAAAGGTCGTCCGCGACCTGCGCGTCCACCAGATCCTCGAGGGGACCAACGAAATCATGCGGCTGATCATCGCCCGCAGCCTGCTCGACGAACGGAACGCGGCATGAGCGCGCCACCGGTCATCGCCCGGCTGACCGGCCACCTCGGGCACCTGACCCTGAACCGGCCAGCCGCGATCAACGCCCTCACCGCCGAGATGGTCACCATCATCCGGCACACCCTGGCACTGTGGGCTGCCTCCGACCGCGTCCGTACCGTCCTGGTCACCGGCGCGGGCGGCCGTGGCCTGTGCGCGGGCGGCGACATCCGTGCCATCCACGCCGACGCCGTCTCCGGCGGCACCGGCTCACTGGACTTCTGGGCCGACGAGTACCGGCTCAACGCCACCATCGCCGCCTACCCGAAGCCGATCGTGGCCTGGATGGACGGACTGGTCATGGGCGGTGGTATCGGTATCTCCGGGCACGCCGCGCTGCGGGTGGTGACGCAGCGGTCCCGGCTTGCCATGCCCGAGGTGGGCATCGGCTTCCACCCCGACGTCGGCGGATCGTGGCTGCTCTCTCACGCACCCGGCCAACTCGGCACCCACCTCGCCCTCACCGGCACCCCGATCGGCGCCGCCGACGCCATCGCCGCTGGTCTCGCCGACCACTACATTCCGTCCGAGCGGCTGCCCTACCTGAGGCTCGCGCTGGCCCGCCGCGACGCCGCCGGCGCCGTCGCCTCGTTCGCCACCGCACCCCCTGAATCCGACCTCACCGCGGCGCGCGGCTGGATCGACGACTGCTACTCCGGCGACACCATGGACGGCATCGTCGAGCGACTCGCCCGCCATCCCGACGCCGATGCGCGCGCCGCGGCCGAGACGATCGCTACCCGATCACCCACCTCGCTGGCCGTCACACTCCGCTCGCTGCGAAGCGCGGCGCGCCTGCCGGACCTGCCCGCAGCGCTGGCCCAGGAGTACCGGCTGTCCGCCGCGCTGCTGCGGCTGCCCGACCTCGCCGAAGGCATCCGCGCCCAGATCATCGACAAGGATCGGCAACCCCGCTGGCAACCGGCGACCGTCGCCGATGTGCCGCCAGAACTCGTGGACGCCTGTATCGCCCCGATCGACAACCCGCCGGACCTGCGCGTGGAGGGACAGAAATGATCGCGTTCCTGGGACTGGGCAACATGGGCGGTCCGATGGCCGCCAACCTCGTCACCGCCGGCCACCAGGTCATCGGATACGACCCGGCACCCACCGCCGTCGAGCGGGTAGCCGCACGCGGCGTCACCGTGGCCGACAGCGCCGCAGCGGCGGTACGCGGCGCCGACACGGTGATCACGATGCTCCCGACGGGACAACACCTGGCCGAGTGCTACGACACGGTGCTCGACACCGCCGCCCCCGGCGCACTGCTGCTGGACTGCTCCACCGTCGCCGTCAACGACGCGCAGGCGGTCGCCGCCCGGGCCGCCGAGGCAGGTTTCGCGCCACTGGACGCGCCCGTCTCCGGCGGCGTCGCCGGTGCCACCGCCGGCACCCTCACCTTCATGGTCGGCGGTGACGCTGCCGCCCTGCAACGAGCCCGCCCGCTGCTGAAGGTGATGGGCTCCCGGATCATCCACTGCGGCGCGGCCGGTGCCGGCCAAGCCGCGAAGATCTGCAACAACATGGTGCTCGGGATCTCCATGATCGCAGTGTCCGAGGCATTCCTGCTCGGCCGGTCGCTGGGCCTGAACGACCAAGCGTTGTTCGACGTGGCGTCGACCTCGTCGGCCCAGTGCTGGGCGTTGACCAGCTACTGCCCGGTGCCCGGACCGGTGCCAACCAGCCCGGCCAACCGCGGCTACGAGGGCGGCTTCTCCGCCGTGCTGATGCGCAAGGACCTCCACCTGGCGCAGACCAGCGCAGCGCGAACCGACGTCGACACCCCGCTCGGGGCCGCTGCCGCCGCCCTCTACGACCAGTTCGTCGCCGCAGGCAACGGCGAACTGGACTTCTCCGCGATCATCACCGCCCTCGCCACCCACCCGCGCACCCCGGAGGCAGCCTCATGACCGACGAGCACACCATCGTGGTCGACATCGACCACCCCGGCGTCGCGGTGATCACCCTGAACCGCCCGCACGCGCTCAACGCCCTGTCGCTTCAGGTCATGCGGGACCTGACCGCAGCCGCCGCATCGCTGGACGCCGACCCCACCGTCAAGGCCATCGTCATCACCGGCTCGGCCAAGGCGTTCGCCGCCGGCGCCGATATCAAGGAAATGGCCGACCGCACCTACAGCGAGATGTACGCCGCCGACTGGTTCGGCGGATGGTCGGCACTGAGCGCCGTACGCACCCCGCTGATCGCCGCCGTCGCCGGCTACGCACTCGGCGGAGGCTGCGAACTGGCGATGATGTGCGACATCCTCATCGCCGCCGACACCGCACGCTTCGGCCAACCGGAGATCACCCTCGGCGTGATCCCCGGAATGGGCGGATCACAACGCCTGACCCGGGCCATCGGCAAAGCCAAGGCCATGGATCTCTGCCTGACCGGGCGGGCGATCACCGCCGACGAGGCCGAACGCGCCGGCCTGGTCTCCCGCGTCGTTCCCGCCGAACAACTACTCGAACAGGCACTCCAGGTCGCCACGCGGATCGCCAGCATGTCCGCGCCAGCCGCCCGCATGGTCAAGGAAGCGGTCAACCGCTCCTTCGAAGTCACCCTGGCCGAAGGCCTGCTGCACGAGCGACGGCTGTTCCACGCCACCTTCGCCACCGACGACCAGACCGAGGGCATGGCCGCCTTCATCGCCAAACGCCCGCCACTGTTCACAGATCGGTAGCTAGGTGGCCATCCGCCTCTGAGCGAGAGCCGGCGCCTCTCGTCACCTGTCGCTGCTGGTCAGCGAGGACGCGATCCGTTGGTGAGCCACTTGGTGGACACCGTCTCCACGGCGCTGTAAGCCAACATGCCGATGCCGGCGTCCCCGAGGAGTTGGGCCCGCGCCGAGTGGGAACCCGAGCCGGGTCCGATGGCGGCGTTCAACTGGTGATCGACGGGGCCGGGGCGGCGCGCCAGTACCCGCAGAAGTAGACGCGCTCCTTGGCCATGCCGCGGTCCTGCACGAGGTGTCGGCGTACTGAGGTGACCATGCTGGACTCGCCGGCGACAAAGGCATAAGGGGTGCCCACGGGCAACTCGGATCCGCGCAGGGTGCGCAGCGCGATGTCGCTCCGCCCGGCCGCCTCCGCGCCCCGGTGCAACCAGGTGAGGCGGGCTCCGTCGGGGAGGGCGATCGGCATCTCGTCCGTGGCGTCGCCGACCTCCAGCAGCACCACGGCGGGGATACGGGACGGCAGCGCCTCGACGGTCGCGGCGATCGCCGGCAGGGCGGTCTCGTCGCCGATGAGCAGCTGCCAGACGGTGTCGGGCGGTGGAGCGTACTCCGCGCCGTCGCTGAGCACGCCGATCTGGTCACCGACGGCCGCGGAGGCGGCCCACGACGAGCCGGGGCCGGTGTCACCGTGCAGGACGAAGTCGATGTCCATCTCGCGCCGGGCCTCGTCGAGCCGGCGCACCGTGTAGTTGCGGACGATCGGCCGGACCTCCGCCGGCATCGCCTGCACCGCTGGCCACCAGCTGTCGGCGCCATCGGGTAGGCGCAGCTCGGCACCGGGCTCCGGCGGGAGGAACACCCGGACTAGGTGGTCTGGTCCGTCGTAGCCGAACGTGTCCAGCTCGGCTCCGGTGAGGGTGATGCGGACCAGTCGTGGCGTCAGTTTCCGGGTGGCGAGAACCCGCGCCGGCATGGGCCGCCGGACGCGGGCGGGTGATGTGGCGGTGTCAGCCGTCATGGTCCTCCGGTCCTCCCGCTCGACTGAACTTAGGTTAGCCTATGCTCACTTCAGCTGGGCGGATGCGGTGGCGGGAGAACCTGTGCAACTGGTGGACGGTGCGGCGGACGTCGCGGCACCGCAGCGGCGCGCCGCTGCCCGACCGGCCACCCGCCATTCGCTACCCCTGCTCTCCGGGCTGGTCGTCGCCGTGGCGGTGCTCGCCACCGTCGCGATCGCCAGCGTCTCGGTCGGCGCCAAACCGATCGGGGCCGGCGACGTGTTCGCCAGCCTGCTCGCGTACGACCCGGCCGACGGTGACCACCTCGTGGTGCGCACGCTGCGGGTGCCCCGGACGGTGGTGGGGCTCCTCGCCGGCATGGCCCTCGGGCTCTCCGGCGCGATCATGCAAGGGCTGACCCGCAACCCGCTCGCCGATCCCGGGCTGCTCGGCGTCAACGCGGGCGCGGCGCTGTTCGTGGTGACCGGCATCAGCCTCTTCGGTGTCACGACCCTGACCGGGTACGTGTGGTTCGCCTTCGTGGGAGCGGCGGTGACCGCGGTCGTGGTGTACGGCATCGCGGCCTTCGGTCGCGACGGTGCCACCCCGGTCAAGCTGGCACTGGCCGGTGCCGCGGTCAGTGCGGCACTCGCCTCGGTCACCACCGCCCTGCTGCTCACCGACACCGACGCGTTCGACCACTTCCGGCTCTGGCAGGTCGGCTCGCTCGCCGGTCGCGGTACCGACCTGGCCGGGCAGGCGCTGCCGTTCATGCTGGCCGGGGTGCTGCTCGCGCTGCCGTGTGGCCGGCTGCTCAACACGCTCTCCCTCGGCGACGACGTGGCGCGGGGGCTCGGGCAGAACGTGGCGGCCACCCGCGTGCTCGGCGCGCTCTGCGTGGTCGTGCTCTGCGGCACGGCCACCGCACTGGCCGGGCCGGTCGCCTTCGTCGGGCTGGCCGTGCCGCACGTGGCCCGGCTGATCACCGGCCCGGACTACCGCTGGATCCTGCCGTACGCCATGGTGCTGGCACCGACCCTGCTGCTGGCCGCGGACGTCGTCGGCCGGGTGCTGGCCCGCCCGGCGGAGGTGCAGGTCGGCGTGGTGACCGCGGTGATCGGCGCGCCGGCGTTCATCGCCCTGGTGCGGCGGCGGAAGCTGGCCGAACTGTGACCCGGCCGGCACCGACGACCAGCTCACCACCGCCCCGACCGGGCCCCGCCGACACCGTTGCGGCTGCCGCCCGGGCCGTGGTACGCGCCACCCGGCGTCGCGGCCGGGCCCGCAGCGCCGGGGTCACCATCACCCTGGCGGTGGTCGCCGCCGCGCTCTTCTGCACCGCCCTGGCCGTGGGCGCGGTGGCCATCCCGCTGCCGGATGTCCTGGACACCCTGTTCGCGGAGGGCAGCCGGCGCGACGAGTTCGTCATCAGCGACGTGCGGCTGCCCCGGGTCCTGACCGGCCTGCTCGCCGGCGCGGCGTTCGGGCTCTCCGGCGCGATCTTCCAGAGCCTGGTGCGTAACCCGCTCGCCAGCCCGGACATCATCGGGATCACCATGGGCGCGAGCGCCGCCGCGGTTGTCTGCATCATCGTGTTCGGCGTGGTCGGTGCCGTCGTGTCGGTCAGCGCGTTCGCCGGTGCGCTCGGTACCGCCGCCCTGATCTACCTGCTGGCCTGGCGGGACGGGATCACCGGATACCGGCTGGTGCTGGTCGGTATCGGGGTGGCCGCGGTGCTCGCCAGCGTGGTGTCGTACCTGATGTCGCGGGCCGAGATCACCAGCGCGCAGCAGGCCCTAGTCTGGCTGACCGGCAGCCTCAACGCCCGTTCCTGGGCACACGTGCAACCCCTCGCCCTGACCATGGCCGTCCTGCTGCCCTGCGCGTTGGGCCTGTCGCGCGAGTTGGACGTGCTGCGTCTCGGCGACGCGACCGCGGTCGGGCTGGGGGCCCGGGTGGAGCGGTTGCGGCTGGCCATCCTGCTGACCGGGGTGGCACTCGCCGCCGTCGCGACCGCGGCGGCCGGCCCGGTGCCGTTCGTGGCGTTCGTCGCCGCCCCGATCGCGCGGCGGCTGGTCCGCGACCGGGGGCCGGCGCTGCTGCCGGCGGCGCTCACCGGCGCGACCATCATGGTTGCCGCGGACCTGACCGCCCAGCATGTGCTCGGCTCCGGGCAGTTCCCGGTCGGCGTGGTGACCGGCGTCGTCGGCGCGCCGTACCTGCTGTGGCTGCTGGCGACCGCCAACCGGGCGGGGCGCGGTGGATGAGGGGAGGAGACGGGTGAACCTCGCCCCCGACGGACCGGTCGGCCTGGGCGCCCGGGAGGTGACCCTCGGGTACGGCGACCGTGCGGTGGTCCGGCGGCTGAGCGTCGATATCCCGGCCGAACGCATCACCGTCATCGTCGGGCCGAACGCCTGCGGCAAGTCCACCCTGCTGCGTGGGCTCGCCCGCCTGCTGGCACCGGCGGGCGGCGCCGTGTACCTCGACGGTCGGGACATCCACACCATGCCGACCCGGCAGGTGGCCACCAGGCTCGGCATTCTGCCGCAGCATCCGGTCGCGCCGGAGGGGATCACCGTGGCCGACCTGGTCGGCCGGGGTCGCTATCCGCACCAGGGCTGGTTCCGTCGGTGGACCGTGACGGACGACGACGCGGTCGCGGCGGCGTTGCAGGCCACCGGCACCCTGGATCTGGTCGGTCGGCCGGTCGACGAGCTGTCCGGCGGGCAGCGGCAGCGGGTCTGGATCGCCATGGCACTCGCCCAGCGGACCCGCGTCCTGCTGCTCGACGAGCCCACCACCTACCTGGACGTGACCCACCAGGTGGAGGTGCTGGACCTGCTGACCGACCTCAACCGGCAGCGTGGGGTCACCATCCTGCTGGTGCTGCACGACCTGAATCTGGCCTGCCGGTACGCCGACCACCTGGTCGCCATGAAGGACGGCGTGCTGGTGGCGGAGGGACCTCCGGAGCAGGTGATCACCTCCGCGATCGTGTCGGAGGTGTTCGGCCTGGACAACCTGGTCGTCGCGGACCCGGTCTCCGGCACGCCGATGGTCGTGCCGGTCGGCCGTTACCACGGCGGCCACGCGGCACCGACACCACGAAATCCGATGATCGCTTCGTTCACCGTGCCACCCGGTGCGGAGAAAGGTTGACCCATGACCCTGCTCCTGGACCGGCCCACCCCGGTCACCGCCCTGCCCGCGCTCGACACCGCTGGCTCTACCGCTCTGGCGGACCTGTTCCGTCTCGCCACGGCGGGCCCGGCCGGCGGGCTGCCCCGCCGCGGCTTCCTCGCCGGTGGCCTCGGTGTGGCCGGCACACTGCTGCTCGGCGCCTGCGGCGACGACAGCGAGCGCACCCCCGACGCCGGCGGGTCGCCCGGGCAGCGGCAGGTGCAGACGGACAAGGGCGAGGTCACCGTGCCGGCCAACCCGGCCCGGGTGGTCTGCGCCGACTACTACGGCGCCTTCGCCGTCGTCGACCTCGGGCTGGTTCCGGTCGGCGTGAGCGGCGGTGGGTACGACGGCACCGGCGACACGTACGCCCCGAAGCTGGCCGAGACGCCGGTGGTCGGCGACTGGACCGAGCCGGACGTGGAGAAGGTCGCCGGCGCCGAGCCGGATCTGATCCTGCGCACCATCGACACTCCGGACGACCTGTACGACCAGCTCAGCAGGATCGCCCCCACGGTGGTGATCTCCTTCCAGCAGCTCAGCCTGCTCGAGGTGGCCAGCCGCATCGGTGAGGTGCTCGGCCGCGGCCAGCAGGCCGACGAACTGCTCAGCCGGTACCGGAGCCACACCAGCGGAATCAAGCAGAAGCACCAGGCCGTACTCGACCGGTACACCTTCACCTTCGTCCAGGTCGCCTCGGACACCACCTTCTGGACCCTCGGGCCGAAGTGGACCGACACCACCGTGCTGGTCGACAGCGGGCTGCGGCTCGCCGAGCCGGCCAACTCCCAGCCGGAGCCGACGAAGGAGTACTCGATGGAGCAGATCGGGATCCTGGAGCCCACCGGAGTGTTGCTCATTCCGTCCGGCCCCGACGGCGTGACACCGGCTCCGGACAGCGCGGCCCTGACCGACAGCGCGCTGTGGAAGCAACTGCCCGCGGTCCGGGCCGGGCGGGTGTACCCGATCCTGTCCGGCGCCGCATCGCTCGGCACCGGCCTGGAACTGACGGAGCGGATCGACACCGTGCTGACCGAACTCACGACGGCCGGCTAAGAGTGCAGAGTCGCGTACACCATCAAGTCACAACGGCATCGACTTCCGTAAGTTCCGTTGGCGACCAAGCGGCCGATTCCGGAGCCGGTCCCCGGTGCTGGCTCGGCGAGCATCCCTTCGCGCGCTGACGGCGTGACGCGCCGCTGCGTGCTGCGGTTGGCGGCTTGACTTGAACGATGGTTGAAGTCCTATCTTGACCTGCGACGACCACACGGAGAGGCGGTGCTACGTGCCGGACGACGCGGGGTTCTACTCGATCATCGACTACACGGTTGACGGGCCGCAGAGCCAGCACGAGCTGATCGAGGCGTTCGCGGAGATCCAGGAGCGCCGCGTGCGCCACTACCCCGGCTATCGCTCGGCCCGACTGCTCGCCAGCCAGGACGGCACGCGCGTGTACAACGTCGTGGCGTGGCAGAGCGAGGCGCACTGGCGCCATTTCGACAAAACCGACGACCTGCAGGAGCGCCAAGCCGACATCGACCGCGCCGTCGACGGTATCTCCGGAACGGCCACTCCCCGCATGACCAACACCCCGCGCTACGACCTCGTGCGCGAAGTGCTGCCCCCGAAGGCCGGCTGATGCGCACGCAAGTGTTCGTCGACATCATCTGCCCGTGGTGCTATATCGGCCTGCGTCGACTTGAGCAGACGCTCGCCCAGCTTCCCACTGGCCACCGGGTCGAGATCGAGTGGCGCAGCTACGAGCTGGGCCAGACGAACACCGAGCCCGGACCGACCGCCGCCGAAGCGCTTGCCACGATGTGGGGCGAGCGCGCAACCGAGCGCCTGCACCAGATCACGGACCTGGGCGCGCAGGTCGGGCTCGACCTGCGCCTCGACCTCGCAACGATGGATTCGCTGTTCGAGTTGTCGTCGATGCCGGCGACCGCGACCAGGTCGCCGCGACCCTCGCCTACGCGCTGGGTCCGTCCGGCAGCACCGGTGTCGTGCTCTGGCTGCACGCTGTGCCCGTGAACGGCACGGGCTGATCGCTCCTCGGCGTGGGACAGTCGGTCGTGGTGGTGTCGGCGGCTGACCCGTCCGGGTGAAATCCCGACGATGACGGGCACCAGCGCATTGCCGCTTGCGGATGTGACTGGCGGCCGGGAAGTTGCATTCTCACCGGATGGATCAGGCATCTTCGTCCTCGGCTGTCAGCTTGGTCGCGCCGTCGGATGGATTAGTTCTGGCCTATTGCAAGGCGGCTGGCGATTGGCTGCTGACCGTCTTCGTTTCTGTGGCGGGAACTTTGGCGCCTTGTCCGGCGACCTGTAGTGCGTCGGTCGTGGTGCGAGGTCGGAGTTGCCTGTGGAGTGGTTTGAAGACGACGGGCTCTGGGTGGACTTCGCGGGGGTGTTGTTCGCCGCGCCGCGCCCTCGGGAGGCGCAGAGGTGGGTGACGACGTCTCCGTTGCTGACGGTGACGGCAGGGACCAGCGTGCTGGATCTGGGCTGCGGGCCCGGTACTGATGCTGTTCCGCTCGCTGGGCGGGGCGCCCAGGTCACTGGAGTTGATTTGAGTTCGGCGATGTTGGACCGTGCCCGCACGGCGAGCGCGGAGGCCGGGGTCACGGTGCGGCTGGTCCACGCCGACATGCGCCAGTTCGTCGAGCCCGCCTGCTACGACCTGGTCATCAGCGGGTACACCTCGTTCGGCTACTTCGCCGACCCGGGGTGGGGTCAGCTGGTGCTGTGTCACGCCTGGTGGTGTCTGGTGTCGGGTGGTCGGCTGCTGATGGACTTGTTCAGCAAGGAGTTTTTTGCCCGGTGGGCAGGCATTCCGAAGACGGTCGAGGTGGACGGTGGTCAGCTGTTCATGCGGGACACCGTCCTGGACGACTGGACTCGGTTGCGCAGCGACTGGACCCTGGTGCGGGGGGACACCGCCCGGCACGGATTCTTCGAACAGTTTGTCTACAGCGCCGTCGAGATCCGCGGCATGCTGGCCGCCGCCGGGTTCACCGGGATCGTCTGCTTCGGTGGCTTCGCGGGAGATCCGTTCGACAACCACGCGAAGCGGCTCGTTGTGGAGGCGACTCGGCCTCCGGAGAGCGAGGGGATTCCCTCGTGACCATTGTGCTCCTCGAAGCGCTCGCCTTCGGCCTCGCTCGCCTGTGCGACGCCGCCGTTGAAGCCGGGCACCGGCTGTGCCTGCTCACCGGAAACCGGTCGGTCTATGCGTACGAACTTGACCGCCTCGGTCCGCAGGACCTAGAGGTGATCGATGTTGACACCACCGATGTGGATGCCTGCGCCGCGATCCTCGACCGGGTCCCGGACCTCGCCGGGTTGGTCAACTCGACCGACATCTGGATGCTGCCCGGCGCGTATCTGGCCGAACGGTACGGCCTGGCCACCTTCGGCCTACAGGTCGCCCGCACCCTGCGGGACAAGGCGCAGGTCCGGACCCTGCTGCACCGGGCCGGACTCAGCCGCGCCAACGCGACCCGGGTCAACGCCACGGCCGAGGCGGTCAGCGACGCGGCGACGGCGATCGGCTACCCGATGATCCTGAAGGACTCGGCGGGTACCTCCTCCCGGTCGGTCTGGCTGCTCCGCGACGACGCCGAGCGCGACCGGGCCGCCCGCGAGGCCGCCGACGCCACCCTGCTGGGCTGGCATCTGGTGGCCGAACCGTACTTCCCCGGCCCGGTCTACAGCGCCGAGACAGTCAGCTGGCAGGGACACACGAGGCTCCTCGGGATCGCCGTACATATCCATACACCGGAGCCGGTCCGTCGGGAGGAGGCGGTCGCCTTCCCAGTCGCCGTGCCACGAGCCGAATTGGACCGGCTGGAAACCTGGATCGGTGAAGTCCTCGCCGCGGTCGGGTTCACCGACGGCGTGGCCCACACCGAGTTCGCCCACACTCCCGACGGCCCCGAGGTCGTGGAGATTAACGGCCGGATCGCCGGGGCGGTCATCGGGGAGATGATGTGCCGCTCGCTCGGGGTGAATGTGTACACAGCGGTTGTCGACGTCGCGCTGCGCCGGCGCCCTCGGCTGCTAGACGCGACATTGACCTCCGGCCGTGGTTACGGCATGACGTTCCTGCACCCACCCGCGGCGGGACGGCTCGCCGGCTGGCATGGCCTCGAACGGCTGCCGCTGTTCCCTGGCAGCCCGGAGTTCTTCCCGACCGCTCAGATCGGCGACCGGATCATCCACCTCGCCGACCAGCGGGGCTGTACCGCCCTGGTGATGGCCGAGGGGCCTACCGCCGAAGTCGGCCTGTATCACTCGCTGGCCGCTGCCGGCACCGTCACCCACGACATGCGACCGCTGGGTTGACTACCCTGGACAAGAGCCTCACGAGCACGTACGGACCGGAGACCTCCGGTGAGCGCAACGCCGACGTCTACGACGAATGGCACGCCAACCTCGACCCGACCGGCGCCGTGCACTGCCTGGCCGACCTGATCGCACAGGGGCCGACAGGGCCAATCCGGGAGAGTAGACCGAACCGGTCGTGTGACGACGAGTTTGGCGACCGTCTCCGTGCTCACCGAGGATCCGACTGCGCAGACTTCACTACGGCAATACGTGTCCCTGCCAGCCGTCCGGTACGTCGGCGCGTCAGTCGGCGGCCGCCAGTGCGGCGATGCGGAGGGAGATGTCACGCACGACGGTCCGGAGATCAGCGCCGGTGCCGTCACTGATGATGGTGAGGGCG
This is a stretch of genomic DNA from Micromonospora sp. WMMD1082. It encodes these proteins:
- a CDS encoding DsbA family protein, with amino-acid sequence MRTQVFVDIICPWCYIGLRRLEQTLAQLPTGHRVEIEWRSYELGQTNTEPGPTAAEALATMWGERATERLHQITDLGAQVGLDLRLDLATMDSLFELSSMPATATRSPRPSPTRWVRPAAPVSCSGCTLCP
- a CDS encoding ATP-grasp domain-containing protein; translation: MTIVLLEALAFGLARLCDAAVEAGHRLCLLTGNRSVYAYELDRLGPQDLEVIDVDTTDVDACAAILDRVPDLAGLVNSTDIWMLPGAYLAERYGLATFGLQVARTLRDKAQVRTLLHRAGLSRANATRVNATAEAVSDAATAIGYPMILKDSAGTSSRSVWLLRDDAERDRAAREAADATLLGWHLVAEPYFPGPVYSAETVSWQGHTRLLGIAVHIHTPEPVRREEAVAFPVAVPRAELDRLETWIGEVLAAVGFTDGVAHTEFAHTPDGPEVVEINGRIAGAVIGEMMCRSLGVNVYTAVVDVALRRRPRLLDATLTSGRGYGMTFLHPPAAGRLAGWHGLERLPLFPGSPEFFPTAQIGDRIIHLADQRGCTALVMAEGPTAEVGLYHSLAAAGTVTHDMRPLG
- a CDS encoding class I SAM-dependent methyltransferase; the protein is MTAGTSVLDLGCGPGTDAVPLAGRGAQVTGVDLSSAMLDRARTASAEAGVTVRLVHADMRQFVEPACYDLVISGYTSFGYFADPGWGQLVLCHAWWCLVSGGRLLMDLFSKEFFARWAGIPKTVEVDGGQLFMRDTVLDDWTRLRSDWTLVRGDTARHGFFEQFVYSAVEIRGMLAAAGFTGIVCFGGFAGDPFDNHAKRLVVEATRPPESEGIPS